A section of the Streptomyces xinghaiensis S187 genome encodes:
- a CDS encoding metallopeptidase TldD-related protein, which translates to MSTVNPASGKPHEIVERALELSRADGCVVIADEHSGANLRWAGNALTTNGVTRGRTLTVIATVGGAEGTASGVVSRSAVTADDLEPLVRAAEAAAREAGPAEDAQPLVEGVPESPDFTEPPAETSSGVFAAFAPALGESFARARAGGRELYGFAAHNLTSSYLGTSTGLRLRHDQPTGTLELNAKSPDRTRSAWAGRPTRDFRDVDPLALDAELARRLAWAERRTELPAGRYETLLPPTAVADLLIYQQWSSTARDAAEGRTVFSKAGGGTRVGERLSGLPLTLRSDPREPGLESAPFVLAHSSGDDASVFDNGLPLEPTEWLRGGELNRLITTRHTAGLTGLPLAPGMDNLVLDAGGSRSLDDMVAASGHDGPCLLLTCLWYIREVDPATLLLTGLTRDGVYLVEKGEVTAEVNNFRFNESPVSLLGRATEAGVTERTLPREWGDWFTRAAMPALRVPDFHMSSVSQGV; encoded by the coding sequence ATGAGCACGGTGAACCCGGCGAGCGGCAAGCCGCACGAGATCGTCGAGCGGGCGCTGGAGCTGTCCCGCGCCGACGGCTGCGTCGTCATCGCCGACGAGCACTCCGGCGCCAATCTGCGCTGGGCGGGCAACGCCCTGACGACCAACGGCGTCACCCGTGGCCGCACCCTCACCGTCATCGCCACGGTCGGCGGCGCGGAGGGCACCGCCTCGGGCGTCGTCTCGCGCTCCGCCGTCACCGCGGACGACCTGGAGCCGCTGGTACGGGCCGCGGAGGCCGCGGCGCGGGAGGCCGGGCCGGCCGAGGACGCCCAGCCGCTGGTCGAAGGGGTGCCGGAGTCGCCGGACTTCACGGAGCCCCCGGCCGAGACCTCCTCCGGGGTGTTCGCGGCCTTCGCCCCGGCGCTCGGGGAGTCCTTCGCGCGGGCCCGCGCCGGCGGCCGCGAGCTGTACGGCTTCGCCGCCCACAACCTCACCTCCAGCTACCTGGGCACCTCCACCGGCCTCCGTCTCCGCCACGACCAGCCCACCGGCACCCTCGAACTCAACGCCAAGTCGCCGGACCGCACCCGCTCCGCCTGGGCGGGCCGTCCCACCCGCGACTTCCGCGATGTCGACCCGCTCGCCCTGGACGCGGAGCTCGCACGCCGGCTGGCCTGGGCGGAGCGCCGCACCGAGCTGCCCGCCGGCCGGTACGAGACGCTGCTGCCGCCCACCGCCGTGGCCGATCTGCTGATCTACCAGCAGTGGTCCTCCACCGCCCGGGACGCGGCCGAGGGCCGGACGGTCTTCTCCAAGGCCGGCGGCGGCACCCGCGTCGGCGAGAGGCTGTCCGGGCTGCCGCTCACCCTGCGCAGCGATCCGCGCGAACCCGGTCTGGAGTCCGCACCGTTCGTCCTGGCGCACTCCTCGGGCGACGACGCCTCCGTCTTCGACAACGGCCTGCCCCTCGAACCCACCGAGTGGCTGCGGGGCGGCGAGCTGAACCGGCTGATCACCACCCGGCACACCGCGGGACTGACCGGTCTGCCGCTCGCCCCGGGCATGGACAACCTCGTCCTGGACGCGGGCGGCAGCCGCTCCCTGGACGACATGGTGGCGGCCTCCGGCCACGACGGGCCCTGTCTGCTGCTGACCTGCCTCTGGTACATCCGCGAGGTGGACCCGGCGACGCTGCTGCTCACCGGGCTGACCCGGGACGGCGTCTATCTCGTCGAGAAGGGCGAGGTCACCGCCGAGGTGAACAACTTCCGCTTCAACGAGTCGCCGGTCTCGCTGCTGGGCCGGGCCACGGAGGCGGGCGTCACCGAGCGCACCCTCCCCCGGGAGTGGGGCGACTGGTTCACCCGGGCCGCGATGCCGGCGCTGCGCGTCCCGGACTTCCACATGAGCTCGGTCAGCCAGGGGGTGTGA
- a CDS encoding SRPBCC family protein produces the protein MTRPRPTGLTKDAGYEIGVSRTLPLPPGAVWRFLTGPEGLALWLGRGAEITPGRGSAYRTGDGTTGEVRGYHEGSRIRITHRPPGSDRDSTVQMTVTPRGGKSVLGFHQERLTSAAEREDRRRHWRSVMDEVAGALLPEGNR, from the coding sequence GTGACCCGACCCAGGCCCACCGGACTCACGAAGGACGCCGGATACGAGATCGGCGTCTCCAGGACCCTGCCGCTGCCACCCGGCGCCGTCTGGCGCTTCCTCACCGGGCCGGAAGGGCTCGCCCTGTGGCTGGGCCGCGGTGCCGAGATCACCCCCGGGCGCGGCTCCGCCTACCGCACCGGCGACGGCACCACCGGGGAGGTCCGCGGGTACCACGAGGGTTCCCGTATCCGCATCACGCACCGTCCGCCCGGCTCGGACCGGGACAGCACGGTGCAGATGACCGTCACGCCCCGGGGAGGGAAGTCGGTCCTCGGCTTCCACCAGGAACGCCTGACGAGCGCGGCGGAGCGCGAGGACCGCCGCCGTCACTGGCGGTCGGTCATGGACGAGGTGGCCGGCGCGCTGCTGCCGGAAGGGAACCGCTGA
- a CDS encoding TldD/PmbA family protein: protein MPHEVDESFLALPLRALADAALARARALGATHADFRLERVRSAAWRLRDARPAGSSDTTDLGYAVRVVHGGAWGFASGVDLTMDAAARVASQAVEMAKLSARVIAAAGSDERVELAAEPVYADRTWVSSYETDPFTVPDAEKTGLLAEWSSRLLAAPAVSHADASLLTVHENKFYADTAGTTTTQQRVRLHPELTAVAVDPESGEFESMRTIAPPVGRGWEYLTGAGGWDWDAELAEIPELLAEKMRAPGVEPGRYDLVVHPSNLWLTIHESIGHATELDRALGYEAAYAGTSFATFDQLGSLRYGSDLMNVTGDRTAEHGLATVGYDDEGVAAQSWNLVKDGTLVGYQLDRRIAKLTGFERSNGCAYADSPAHVPVQRMANVSLRPAPDGPSTEELISGVERGIYVVGDRSWSIDMQRYNFQFTGQRFFRIENGRLAGQLRDVAYQATTTDFWGSMKAVGGPETYLLCGAFNCGKAQPGQVAAVSHGCPSALFENVNILNTTQEAGR from the coding sequence GTGCCCCATGAGGTCGATGAGTCGTTCTTGGCGCTGCCGCTGCGCGCGCTCGCCGATGCCGCGCTGGCGCGGGCCCGCGCGCTGGGTGCCACGCACGCGGACTTCCGGCTGGAGCGGGTGCGCAGCGCCGCGTGGCGGCTGCGGGACGCCCGGCCGGCCGGGTCGTCCGACACCACGGACCTGGGCTACGCGGTCCGGGTGGTGCACGGCGGGGCCTGGGGCTTCGCCTCCGGAGTCGACCTGACGATGGACGCCGCCGCCCGGGTGGCGAGCCAGGCCGTGGAGATGGCCAAGCTGTCGGCCCGGGTGATCGCGGCCGCCGGTTCGGACGAGCGGGTGGAGCTGGCCGCCGAGCCGGTGTACGCCGACCGGACCTGGGTGTCGTCCTACGAGACCGACCCCTTCACCGTGCCGGACGCGGAGAAGACCGGGCTGCTCGCCGAGTGGAGTTCGCGGCTGCTGGCCGCCCCCGCCGTCTCCCACGCGGACGCCTCGCTCCTCACCGTTCACGAGAACAAGTTCTACGCGGATACCGCCGGCACCACGACCACCCAGCAGCGCGTCCGGCTGCACCCGGAGCTGACCGCCGTCGCCGTGGACCCGGAGAGCGGCGAGTTCGAGTCGATGCGGACCATCGCGCCGCCCGTCGGGCGCGGCTGGGAGTACCTGACCGGCGCGGGCGGCTGGGACTGGGACGCCGAGCTGGCCGAGATCCCGGAGCTGCTGGCCGAGAAGATGCGTGCCCCGGGCGTCGAGCCCGGGCGGTACGACCTCGTCGTACATCCCTCCAATCTCTGGCTCACCATCCATGAGTCGATCGGACATGCCACCGAGCTGGACCGCGCCCTCGGCTACGAGGCCGCGTACGCCGGCACCTCCTTCGCCACCTTCGACCAGCTGGGCAGTCTCCGCTACGGCTCGGACCTGATGAACGTCACCGGCGACCGCACCGCGGAGCACGGCCTGGCGACCGTCGGCTACGACGACGAGGGCGTGGCGGCCCAGTCCTGGAACCTGGTGAAGGACGGCACCCTCGTCGGCTACCAGCTCGACCGCCGCATCGCGAAGCTCACCGGCTTCGAACGCTCCAACGGCTGCGCCTACGCGGACTCCCCCGCCCATGTGCCGGTCCAGCGGATGGCCAATGTGTCGCTCCGGCCCGCGCCGGACGGCCCGTCGACCGAGGAGCTGATCTCCGGGGTCGAACGCGGCATCTACGTGGTCGGCGACCGCTCCTGGTCCATCGACATGCAGCGCTACAACTTCCAGTTCACGGGGCAGCGGTTCTTCCGGATCGAGAACGGGCGGCTCGCGGGCCAGCTGCGCGATGTCGCGTACCAGGCGACGACCACCGACTTCTGGGGGTCGATGAAGGCCGTCGGCGGCCCGGAGACGTATCTCCTCTGCGGTGCGTTCAACTGCGGCAAGGCACAGCCGGGGCAGGTCGCGGCCGTCTCGCACGGCTGTCCCTCGGCCCTGTTCGAAAACGTCAACATCCTGAACACCACGCAGGAGGCCGGCCGATGA
- a CDS encoding IMP dehydrogenase, which translates to MAQIIAEVSRTFNEFLLLPNRTRTDCSAAAVDLRTPLVRHIAGEAPAIELRSPFTSAIMQAVSTPDLAIALARNGGLSFLHHNQPIADQAAAVRRVKNFKAGFVTSDTNVRPEDSLGLLAEVMRRTGHSTAAVTHDGTATGHLLGLVTSRDFHPLRHDLDGPVSGRMTAVTDLPHAGPDITLSEANARLWDERLDCLPVLDTEGHLQHLVFRSDYTDNKRFPDQLVDAAKRLRVGAGVNTHDYRERVPALLEAGVDALCFDSSDGYSDWQAQALSWVKKHYPEIPVGGGNVVDGEAFTFLAEAGADFVKVGVGGGSICITRDQKGIGRGQASAVLDVAAARDAFRERTGAYVPICSDGGLVHDYHVALALAMGADFVMMGRYFARFDQAAGAKLPTRDGFVKEYWGEGSNRARNWQRYGQGGGQGLVFEEGVDGYVPYAGGLDEGLALTVAKLKTTMVSCGSTTVPEFRSTARLTLVSEQSFQESHANVTLRDTPGTVS; encoded by the coding sequence GTGGCACAGATCATCGCCGAGGTCTCACGGACGTTCAACGAGTTCCTGCTCCTGCCCAACCGGACGCGGACCGACTGCTCGGCCGCGGCGGTCGACCTGCGCACGCCCCTGGTGCGGCACATCGCGGGCGAGGCGCCGGCGATCGAGCTGCGGTCCCCGTTCACGTCCGCGATCATGCAGGCCGTCAGCACCCCCGATCTCGCGATCGCGCTCGCGCGTAACGGCGGTCTCAGCTTCCTGCACCACAACCAGCCGATCGCGGACCAGGCCGCGGCGGTCCGCCGGGTCAAGAACTTCAAGGCCGGGTTCGTCACCAGCGACACCAACGTCCGACCCGAGGACAGCCTGGGCCTCCTGGCCGAGGTCATGCGCCGCACCGGTCACAGCACCGCCGCGGTCACCCACGACGGAACCGCCACCGGCCACCTGCTCGGCCTGGTGACCTCCCGGGACTTCCACCCCCTGCGCCATGATCTTGACGGCCCGGTCAGCGGCCGGATGACCGCCGTCACCGACCTGCCCCATGCCGGACCCGACATCACCCTGTCCGAGGCCAACGCGCGGCTGTGGGACGAGCGGCTGGACTGCCTCCCCGTGCTGGACACCGAGGGCCACCTGCAGCATCTGGTGTTCCGCTCCGACTACACGGACAACAAGCGGTTCCCGGACCAGCTCGTGGACGCCGCCAAGCGTCTGCGCGTGGGCGCGGGTGTCAACACCCACGACTACCGGGAGCGCGTCCCGGCCCTGCTGGAGGCGGGCGTGGACGCGTTGTGCTTCGACTCCTCCGACGGCTACAGCGACTGGCAGGCGCAGGCCCTGTCCTGGGTGAAGAAGCACTACCCGGAGATCCCGGTCGGCGGCGGCAACGTGGTCGACGGCGAGGCGTTCACCTTTCTCGCCGAGGCGGGAGCGGACTTCGTCAAGGTCGGCGTGGGCGGCGGCTCCATCTGCATCACGCGGGACCAGAAGGGCATCGGCCGCGGCCAGGCCAGCGCCGTCCTGGACGTCGCCGCGGCCCGGGACGCCTTCCGCGAACGCACCGGCGCGTACGTGCCGATCTGCTCCGACGGCGGACTGGTGCACGACTACCACGTGGCCCTGGCGCTGGCGATGGGCGCCGACTTCGTGATGATGGGGCGTTACTTCGCCCGCTTCGACCAGGCCGCCGGCGCGAAGCTGCCCACCCGTGACGGCTTCGTCAAGGAGTACTGGGGCGAGGGCTCCAACCGGGCCCGCAACTGGCAGCGCTACGGCCAGGGCGGTGGCCAGGGGCTGGTCTTCGAGGAGGGCGTGGACGGCTACGTCCCCTACGCGGGCGGCCTCGACGAAGGACTCGCCCTGACCGTCGCCAAGCTGAAGACGACGATGGTCTCCTGCGGCTCCACCACCGTGCCGGAGTTCCGGTCCACGGCCCGGCTGACCCTCGTCTCGGAGCAGAGCTTCCAGGAGAGCCACGCCAACGTCACCCTGCGGGACACCCCGGGCACGGTCTCCTGA
- a CDS encoding CGNR zinc finger domain-containing protein — protein sequence MSEAATGLVLQALDGARFRFDPGALCLEFLTTGGPGPLSRHEALHGPRELADWLALSRLGLGPGEIRAGPEDAAAGRRLRDALWRLVRAVIEDAPLPAGDLAEVNRAAACPALVPRLTPDRTRAWAAPVTGAQALSSIARDAVELLTGTDAGRIRECGAGDCPLVFVDLSRSGRRRWCSMERCGNRHKVRALRARRDRTEEENP from the coding sequence ATGAGTGAGGCGGCAACCGGTTTGGTCCTTCAGGCGCTGGACGGCGCCCGCTTCCGCTTCGACCCGGGTGCCCTCTGCCTGGAATTCCTCACCACCGGCGGGCCCGGCCCGCTCTCCCGCCACGAGGCGCTGCACGGCCCGCGCGAACTGGCCGACTGGCTGGCCCTCTCCCGCCTCGGCCTCGGCCCCGGCGAGATCCGGGCCGGTCCCGAGGACGCGGCGGCGGGCCGCCGGCTCCGCGACGCCCTGTGGCGCCTGGTCCGCGCCGTCATCGAGGACGCCCCGCTGCCCGCCGGTGATCTGGCCGAAGTGAACCGGGCGGCGGCGTGTCCGGCGCTCGTCCCGCGCCTCACCCCCGACCGGACGCGTGCCTGGGCCGCGCCGGTCACGGGCGCACAGGCCCTCTCGTCCATCGCCCGCGACGCGGTCGAGCTGCTGACCGGCACCGATGCCGGCCGCATCCGCGAGTGCGGGGCCGGCGACTGCCCGCTCGTCTTCGTGGACCTGTCCCGTTCCGGCCGCCGCCGCTGGTGCTCCATGGAGCGCTGCGGCAACCGCCACAAGGTCCGCGCCCTGCGCGCCCGCCGAGACCGCACCGAGGAGGAAAACCCGTGA
- the tyrS gene encoding tyrosine--tRNA ligase, which translates to MTRLGDSVTRTSELLAQDLSSDQAVERLLTETKARRYLDLSDLPAKEQAELIGARCVEVLPGVEQLAARIEERRAEGRGLHIKLGIDPTAADVHLGHAVPVIVLSRFQRMGHDVTLLIGDFTAKIGDPSGRTAERPPLTDEEIAANLAGYRQQVRPFFDFEKVSFRQNSEWLSPYTFPELLELLSQVPASQLLQREDFRNRLAAGSGLTMSELLYPIAQALDSVALDCDVEVGGSDQLLNLQMGRKLMELRGQRPQLVLTMPLIEGTDGTGAKMSKSKGNYVGLTAAADDVFGKIMSVPDRLMEPYLKAWTEWTDEEIELALGRVADRVLHPMDLKKVLAGEVVAALHGVEAAMAARAGFTAQFSRRSFSDVGELPGVDVAEHGTETVAVVLTKVLEFTPSVSAARRIAKQNGLRLVVETENGQRAVVLSEAAAARPLGEVLAESLAEAGAIGAAEIYLKAGRKLARVTDA; encoded by the coding sequence ATGACACGCCTCGGCGACTCCGTCACGCGCACCAGCGAACTGCTGGCGCAGGACCTCTCCTCCGACCAGGCCGTGGAGCGGCTGCTCACGGAGACGAAGGCCAGGCGCTATCTGGACCTGTCCGACCTGCCGGCGAAGGAGCAGGCGGAGCTGATCGGCGCCCGCTGCGTCGAGGTGCTGCCGGGGGTGGAGCAGCTCGCCGCGCGGATCGAGGAGCGCCGCGCGGAGGGTCGGGGCCTCCACATCAAGCTGGGCATCGACCCGACGGCGGCCGATGTGCATCTGGGGCACGCGGTGCCGGTGATCGTCCTCAGCCGTTTCCAGCGGATGGGGCACGACGTCACCCTGCTCATCGGGGACTTCACCGCCAAGATCGGCGACCCCTCGGGCCGGACGGCGGAGCGCCCGCCGCTGACGGACGAGGAGATCGCCGCCAACCTCGCCGGGTACCGGCAGCAGGTGCGGCCGTTCTTCGACTTCGAGAAGGTCAGCTTCCGGCAGAACAGCGAGTGGCTGTCCCCGTACACCTTCCCGGAGCTGCTGGAGCTGCTGTCCCAGGTACCGGCCTCGCAGCTGCTCCAGCGCGAGGACTTCCGCAACCGGCTGGCCGCCGGCTCCGGGCTGACCATGTCGGAGCTGCTCTACCCGATCGCGCAGGCCCTGGACTCCGTGGCGCTGGACTGCGATGTGGAGGTGGGCGGCTCGGACCAGCTGCTGAACCTGCAGATGGGCCGGAAGCTGATGGAGCTGCGCGGGCAGCGGCCGCAGCTCGTGCTGACGATGCCGCTGATCGAGGGCACGGACGGCACGGGCGCCAAGATGTCCAAGTCCAAGGGCAACTACGTCGGGCTGACCGCCGCGGCCGACGATGTCTTCGGCAAGATCATGTCGGTGCCGGACCGGCTGATGGAGCCGTACCTCAAGGCGTGGACCGAGTGGACGGACGAGGAGATCGAGCTCGCCCTCGGCCGGGTCGCGGACCGCGTGCTGCATCCGATGGACCTCAAGAAGGTGCTGGCCGGCGAGGTGGTCGCGGCGCTCCACGGGGTGGAGGCGGCGATGGCCGCGCGGGCCGGGTTCACCGCGCAGTTCTCGCGGCGGAGCTTCTCGGACGTCGGGGAGCTGCCGGGGGTCGACGTGGCCGAGCACGGCACCGAGACCGTGGCGGTGGTCCTGACGAAGGTGCTGGAGTTCACCCCCAGCGTCTCGGCGGCGCGGCGGATCGCCAAGCAGAACGGGCTGCGGCTGGTGGTGGAGACCGAGAACGGCCAGCGGGCCGTCGTCCTGTCCGAGGCCGCGGCCGCCCGCCCGCTGGGTGAGGTGCTGGCCGAGTCACTGGCCGAGGCCGGGGCCATCGGCGCCGCGGAGATCTACCTCAAGGCGGGGCGGAAGCTCGCCCGGGTGACGGACGCCTGA
- a CDS encoding helix-turn-helix domain-containing protein codes for MPNAPMVPTVRRRRLGSTLRRFRNEAGLSLDQAARAMGWNGPKLSKIENAVQGLRPGELTALLKNYGVTDPDACAVLETLRTDASKKGWWQAYSGIVQPAYADYISLESDAERVCAWTPLLVPGLLQTPAYARETIAGITTTRTPEEIAALAEVRMARQSVLTRPGNPLELWAIIHEAALHQRFASRPATMREQLRKLLDASELPNVVVQVMPLASTAHPGLEGGFSLTKFSQPLPDVVLLENANSATYVEGEAATPFERAYERIRATALSVEDSLVRIAELEEGLRK; via the coding sequence ATGCCCAACGCTCCGATGGTCCCCACAGTGAGGCGGCGCCGCCTCGGCTCAACGCTTCGCAGGTTCCGCAACGAAGCCGGTCTCAGCCTTGATCAAGCTGCTCGGGCGATGGGCTGGAACGGCCCGAAGCTGTCGAAGATCGAGAACGCTGTTCAGGGCCTTCGCCCCGGAGAGCTGACCGCGTTGCTCAAGAATTACGGGGTGACGGACCCCGACGCCTGTGCGGTCTTGGAGACCTTGCGCACCGATGCCTCCAAGAAGGGCTGGTGGCAAGCCTATTCAGGGATCGTCCAACCCGCGTACGCCGATTACATTTCACTGGAGTCGGACGCCGAACGGGTCTGCGCGTGGACTCCGCTGCTGGTCCCCGGACTGCTCCAGACGCCCGCCTACGCACGCGAGACCATCGCCGGCATCACCACCACGCGGACGCCTGAGGAGATCGCAGCCCTGGCGGAAGTCCGCATGGCACGCCAGTCCGTGCTGACCCGCCCCGGAAACCCGCTGGAGTTGTGGGCGATCATCCACGAAGCCGCGTTGCACCAGCGCTTCGCTTCCCGCCCCGCCACCATGCGCGAACAGTTGAGAAAACTGCTCGACGCCTCGGAGCTTCCGAACGTCGTCGTCCAAGTCATGCCGCTGGCGTCAACGGCGCATCCCGGCCTCGAAGGCGGCTTCAGCCTCACGAAGTTCAGCCAACCCCTGCCGGATGTCGTGCTCTTGGAGAACGCCAACAGCGCGACGTACGTTGAGGGCGAAGCCGCGACCCCCTTCGAGAGGGCGTACGAGCGCATCCGGGCAACGGCGCTCTCCGTGGAGGATTCGCTCGTACGCATCGCCGAGCTGGAAGAAGGCCTTCGGAAGTGA
- a CDS encoding DUF1648 domain-containing protein, with protein MKDEPPPRFPWLWLLPGLAVLLGTTVWGIVVYPELPERLPQHFGPDGVDAWAEKSVAAAFVPVFVQAGVMVTMAGAAAATLRVRTREEAAAAGPESAWASLLNRPGSRASALRVAKATLFLGFCIGLTTAAACAVMWRPEARTDVPVLLLPAALLPVLAGTAVLIVVALRDRSAGGRAGTR; from the coding sequence GTGAAAGACGAACCCCCGCCGCGCTTCCCGTGGTTGTGGCTGCTCCCGGGCCTCGCGGTGCTCCTCGGTACGACCGTCTGGGGCATCGTGGTTTATCCGGAGCTCCCCGAGCGGCTGCCGCAGCACTTCGGGCCGGACGGGGTGGACGCATGGGCGGAGAAATCCGTCGCGGCGGCCTTCGTCCCGGTCTTCGTCCAGGCGGGGGTCATGGTGACGATGGCGGGCGCGGCGGCGGCCACCCTACGGGTCAGGACTCGGGAGGAGGCCGCCGCGGCCGGGCCGGAGTCCGCATGGGCGAGCCTGCTGAACCGGCCGGGCAGTCGCGCCTCCGCCCTCCGGGTCGCCAAGGCCACGCTCTTCCTCGGCTTCTGCATCGGCCTCACCACTGCCGCGGCCTGCGCGGTGATGTGGCGCCCGGAGGCGCGGACGGACGTGCCGGTGCTGCTCCTCCCGGCCGCCCTGCTGCCCGTCCTGGCCGGGACCGCCGTACTGATCGTCGTGGCTCTCCGCGACCGGTCGGCCGGCGGACGTGCCGGTACCCGGTGA
- a CDS encoding DUF397 domain-containing protein has product MTDRKTELYDVDLTGVAWRKSSASGAENDCVEIAELPGGGWAIRDSKNPGREPLRFTATEWTAFRQGVIAGEL; this is encoded by the coding sequence GTGACTGATCGGAAGACCGAGCTGTACGACGTGGACCTGACCGGTGTCGCTTGGCGCAAGTCCTCCGCCAGCGGAGCCGAGAACGACTGCGTGGAGATCGCGGAACTGCCTGGGGGAGGTTGGGCCATACGGGATTCCAAGAACCCCGGGCGGGAACCTCTCCGCTTCACCGCCACGGAGTGGACCGCGTTCCGTCAGGGCGTCATAGCCGGGGAGCTCTGA
- a CDS encoding ATP-binding protein, translating to MSPALGWYPAVNPAGFVLHLSATPRHLSAARRLVEKTLCGAGVDMDLMDSVQLVLSELYGNAVRACGDFVPLVAEVEVEVESESVPGGAGAGAPSAVWVRLHDPYRTARPRRTGVRLDDPEAESGRGLPIVDLLAPGWNVTATPVGKQVRCRVPVPGR from the coding sequence ATGTCTCCCGCCCTCGGCTGGTATCCCGCCGTCAACCCCGCCGGTTTCGTCCTCCATCTCTCCGCGACGCCGCGTCATTTGAGCGCCGCGCGCCGGCTCGTCGAGAAGACGCTCTGCGGGGCGGGGGTGGACATGGATCTCATGGACTCCGTGCAACTGGTCCTGTCCGAGCTGTACGGGAACGCGGTCCGCGCCTGCGGTGACTTCGTGCCGCTGGTGGCTGAGGTGGAGGTGGAGGTGGAGTCGGAGTCCGTACCGGGTGGTGCCGGGGCCGGGGCACCGAGCGCGGTATGGGTCCGGCTGCACGACCCGTACCGCACCGCCCGCCCGCGCCGTACCGGCGTACGGCTGGACGATCCGGAGGCCGAGTCCGGCCGTGGGCTTCCCATCGTGGACCTGCTCGCCCCCGGCTGGAACGTGACGGCGACCCCGGTCGGCAAGCAGGTCCGCTGCCGGGTGCCGGTGCCTGGGCGTTGA
- a CDS encoding enoyl-CoA hydratase-related protein, with amino-acid sequence MPTLDRQDDVFILDIGDTENRFHPDWIASVNTALDEVEKADGPRALVTAATGKFFSNGLDLDWLFANPEQHRDYVVSVHGLLARMLSLPVITVAALQGHTFAAGAMLSLAHDFRVMRADRGFWCLPEADINIPFTPGMSALIQARLTPQAAHESMTTARRYGGGDALAAGIVDRAVDEDAVRATALEIAGALTAKTGPTLGTIKSRMYAPALEALRDEENPLG; translated from the coding sequence ATGCCCACGCTCGACCGCCAGGACGACGTCTTCATCCTCGACATCGGGGACACCGAGAACCGCTTCCACCCCGACTGGATCGCCTCCGTCAACACCGCGCTGGACGAGGTCGAGAAGGCGGACGGACCGCGCGCCCTGGTCACGGCCGCCACGGGCAAGTTCTTCTCCAACGGCCTCGACCTGGACTGGCTGTTCGCCAACCCCGAGCAGCACCGGGACTACGTCGTCTCCGTCCACGGACTCCTCGCGCGGATGCTGTCCCTGCCGGTGATTACCGTGGCCGCCCTCCAGGGGCACACCTTCGCCGCCGGCGCCATGCTCTCCCTGGCCCACGACTTCCGGGTGATGCGGGCCGACCGCGGCTTCTGGTGCCTGCCCGAGGCCGACATCAACATCCCCTTCACCCCGGGCATGTCCGCGCTGATCCAGGCCCGGCTGACCCCGCAGGCCGCGCACGAGTCCATGACCACCGCCCGCCGCTACGGAGGCGGGGACGCCCTCGCCGCCGGCATCGTCGACCGCGCGGTCGACGAGGACGCGGTGCGCGCGACCGCGCTGGAGATCGCCGGAGCCCTGACGGCGAAGACCGGCCCGACCCTCGGCACCATCAAGTCCCGCATGTACGCGCCCGCCCTGGAGGCTCTGCGGGACGAGGAGAACCCCCTCGGCTGA
- a CDS encoding VOC family protein — MAVHWKLVVDCADPLRLARFWAEALGYEQEDNSALIDRLIASGAGLVTDDDWTVVDGRKAWRTLAAVRHPEDPVDENTGAGLGRRVLFQAVPESKTVKNRLHIDLHFAPGERDAEVARLEGLGAGVLQTVDEPSGSWVVMADPEGNEFCVN; from the coding sequence ATGGCCGTGCACTGGAAACTCGTCGTCGACTGCGCCGACCCGCTGCGCCTCGCCCGCTTCTGGGCGGAGGCCCTCGGCTACGAGCAGGAGGACAACAGCGCGCTCATCGACCGGCTCATCGCTTCGGGCGCGGGCCTGGTCACCGATGACGACTGGACCGTGGTCGACGGGCGCAAGGCGTGGCGGACACTGGCGGCCGTGCGCCACCCGGAGGATCCGGTGGACGAGAACACCGGCGCCGGGCTCGGCCGCCGCGTGCTGTTCCAGGCCGTCCCGGAGTCGAAGACGGTCAAGAACCGGCTCCACATCGATCTGCACTTCGCCCCCGGGGAGCGCGACGCCGAGGTGGCGCGGCTGGAGGGACTCGGTGCCGGCGTGCTGCAGACCGTGGACGAGCCGTCCGGCAGCTGGGTCGTCATGGCCGACCCCGAGGGCAACGAGTTCTGCGTCAACTGA